GATTGACCAGCGTCTCGTCTATGTCTACTCCCAGGATTTCACCGTTTTCGGGGGGAGTCTCGGGCTCGGACATGCGAGCAAGGTGGTCAAACTCCAGGACCTCGCGATCAAGAACGGAGCACCCATCATCGGCCTGAACGATTCCGGCGGGGCCCGCATCCAGGAGGGAGTGGTCAGCCTCGCCGGTTACGCCGACATTTTCCTCCGCAACGTGTTGAGCAGCGGGGTCATCCCCCAGATTTCCTGCATTCTCGGCCCCTGCGCCGGCGGGGCCGTCTACTCGCCGGCCATCACGGACTTCATCGTGATGACGAAGAAGACCAGTTATATGTTCGTGACTGGCCCCGAAGTGGTCAGGTCCGTCACCCACGAGGAAGTCACCGCCGAGGAACTGGGCGGCGCCGTCACGCACAATGAGACCAGCGGGGTCGCCCACTTTGCGGCCGACAGTGAGGAACACGCCCTTTTCCTCGTCCGAACCCTCCTCGGGTTCATCCCCTCCAACAACCTGGAGGAACCCCCGAAGCGCGAATGTGACGACGACCCGCTCCGGACCGAGGAGATCCTTGATACGTTCATCCCGGACAATCCGAACAAGCCCTATGACATGCACGAAATCATCCAGCATATCGTGGATCGGGGGGAGTTCATCGAAGTGCACGAGCACTACGCCCAGAACATCCTGATCGGCTTCTCGCGGTTGAACGGCCGCAGCGTCGGGATCGTGGCCAACCAACCCCAGGTCCTGGCCGGCGTTCTCGACATCAATGCCTCGGTCAAGGCGGCCCGCTTTGTTCGTTTTTGCGATTGCTTTAATATCCCGATCATCACCTTCGTCGATGTTCCCGGCTTCCTCCCGGGGGTCGGCCAGGAACACAACGGGATCATCAAGCACGGGGCCAAACTACTCTATGCCTTCGCCGAGGCCACCGTCCCCAAGGTCACCGTGATCACCCGGAAAGCCTACGGCGGCGCCTACGACGTGATGAGCAGCAAGCATATCCGCGGCGACATCAATCTGGCCTGGCCGTCGGCCGAGATTGCCGTGATGGGCCCCGAAGGCGCCATCAACGTGCTCAAACGCAAGGAGCTGGCAGCCGACGACAACCCGGACGCCCTGCGCACCCGCCTGGTCAACGAATACCGGGAGGCCCACGCCAACCCCTATGTGGCCGCCAGCTACGGATTCGTCGACGACGTCATCGAGCCCAGCCAGAGCCGACCACGACTGATCAACGCCTTGGAGATGCTTCAGAACAAGCGCGACGAAAACCCGCCGAAGAAGCACGGCAATATCCCGCTCTGATGCGAACCGGAGAACCTGATCTGCCGCCCGGTGTAGCCACTTCGCTGTGTCGAAGTGCACGCGCGACCCAATGGAACGCCGACACAGCGGCGTTGCTACAACCACTTGCATGTGTAGCCACGGCAGTCTCTTGCCCTGCCGCCCGTCGATACGCCCCACGAGACTGGGGCGACTACATCAGATCCGATCGCGCAGAAGATCTTAACCAGGGGTTCGGATCAGCAGAGTTCCCCTCCAGACCCTGTCGCCACAACGATTGACGAGGAATCCACCGTGCCACTGAAAAAAGTCCTTATCGCCAACCGCGGGGAGATCGCCGTCCGCATCATCCGCGCCTGCCGTGAAGTCGGCTGCGTGCCCGTCGCTGTCTATTCCGAAGCGGACCGGATGGCCCCGCACGTCCGGATGGCGGACGAAGCCTATCTGATCGGCCCACCGCCCGCCGTTGAAAGCTACCTGAGGATCGACAGACTCATCGAGGTCGCCAAGCGGGC
This sequence is a window from Opitutaceae bacterium. Protein-coding genes within it:
- a CDS encoding acyl-CoA carboxylase subunit beta, translating into MSDPRNPQIKHLRTLKAEARLGGGPDRIEAQKAKGKLTAHERIDLLLDEGSFRELDAFVRRGDSQLMGDGVVTGYGTIDQRLVYVYSQDFTVFGGSLGLGHASKVVKLQDLAIKNGAPIIGLNDSGGARIQEGVVSLAGYADIFLRNVLSSGVIPQISCILGPCAGGAVYSPAITDFIVMTKKTSYMFVTGPEVVRSVTHEEVTAEELGGAVTHNETSGVAHFAADSEEHALFLVRTLLGFIPSNNLEEPPKRECDDDPLRTEEILDTFIPDNPNKPYDMHEIIQHIVDRGEFIEVHEHYAQNILIGFSRLNGRSVGIVANQPQVLAGVLDINASVKAARFVRFCDCFNIPIITFVDVPGFLPGVGQEHNGIIKHGAKLLYAFAEATVPKVTVITRKAYGGAYDVMSSKHIRGDINLAWPSAEIAVMGPEGAINVLKRKELAADDNPDALRTRLVNEYREAHANPYVAASYGFVDDVIEPSQSRPRLINALEMLQNKRDENPPKKHGNIPL